The region GCGGGGGCCGCTGGGTACAAGGTGCACGAGGACTGGGGCTCGACCCCCGCCGCGATCGACGCCAGCCTGCGCGCCGCCGAGGAGTGGGGACTCCAGGTCGCGCTCCACAGCGACTCGCTCAACGAGACCGGGTTCGTGGAGTCGACGATCGCGGCGATGGCGGGGCGCAGCATCCACGCGTTCCACGTCGAGGGCGCGGGAGGCGGCCACGCCCCCGACATCCTGTCGATCGCGAGCCTGCCCTACGTCATCCCCGGGTCGACCAACCCGACCCTGCCGCACACGGTGAACACGGTGGCCGAGCACCTCGACATGCTGATGGTCTGCCATCACCTGAACCCGGGCGTGCCGGAAGACCTCGCGTTCGCAGAGTCGCGCATCCGTGCCACCACGATCGCGGCCGAAGACATCCTCCACGACATGGGCGCGATCTCGATCACGTCGTCCGACGCGCAGGCGATGGGCCGCATCGGCGAGGTGATCACCCGCACGTGGCAGGTCGCTCACGTGATGAAGGCCCGGCGGGGCCCGCTCGACGGCGGGCTTCCCGCCGACAACGAGCGCGCGCGCCGCTATGTCGCGAAGTACACCGTCAATCCGGCCGTCGCGCACGGGATCGACGGCGAGGTCGGATCGGTCGAGGTGGGCCTGCTCGCCGACCTGGTGCTGTGGGACCCCCGCTTCTTCGGGTTCCGGCCGAACGTGGTGATCAAGGGCGGCGGGATCGTCTGGGGCGCGCTGGGCGACCCGAACGCCTCGATCCCGACGCCGCAGCCCGTGCTGATGCGCCCCGCTTTCGCGGATGCGATCGGCGCACAGCTGTCGGTGTCGTTCGTCGCCCCGGCCGCTCTCGAGGCCGGGATCGAGGAGCGGCTGGGACTGACCCGGCGGCTTCTGCCGCTGCGCTCGACCCGCGAGATCGGCAAGGCCGACATGCGAAACAACGCCACGATGCCGGCGATCGACATCCGCCCTGACACGTTCGACATCTCCATCGACGGCGAACGGGTCGAGCCCGCCCCGGCCGCCTCGCTCCCCCTCGCCCAGCTCTACCAGCTCTTCTGATGTCGCCGCTCCCGCCCTCCACCGCAGCGCTCCTGCTGGCCGACGCGCGGCTGCCGTCGGGCGGCCACGCGCACTCGGCCGGCGTCGAGCCGGCGCTGATGGCAGGCACCGACCCCGACGACCTGGCGGCGCTGCTGCGCGGCCGGGCTTCGACGATCACGCTCGTCGAAGCGGGCACCGCCGTCGCCGCGCGCCACGTCCGCGTCTCGGGCGGCGACCTCGATGCGGTCGAGGCGGCGTGGGCCGCGCGCACGCCGAGCAGGGCGCAGCGCGATGCCGCACGGCTGCTCGCCCGCGGGTACCTGCGCGTGGGCACCGAACTGCTCCCCGGTGACGTGGCGATCGCCCGCTGGCGAGAGAGACGGATGCCGCCGCCCCGCCCCTGCGTGCTCGGCGTCATCGGCGCGGGGTTGGGGATGCAGCCTCGGGAACTCGCACGGCTCGTCGTCTACGAGGACATGCAGGCCGCCGCCGCCGC is a window of Microbacterium terrae DNA encoding:
- a CDS encoding urease subunit alpha; translated protein: MRIDRNRYAAIYGPTAGDQIRLGDTDLWIEIEDDLTVGGEEAVFGGGKSIRESMAQSTVSRADGALDTVITNAVILDWWGVVRADVGIRDGRIAGIGRAGNPDIADGVDPRLVIGPSTDVISGEGKILTAGAIDSHVHLLSPSQIHEALASGITTVVGGGTGPSEGSKATTVTPGAWHLEQMHRSLDRLPVNVLLLGKGNTVSAAAFEEQALAGAAGYKVHEDWGSTPAAIDASLRAAEEWGLQVALHSDSLNETGFVESTIAAMAGRSIHAFHVEGAGGGHAPDILSIASLPYVIPGSTNPTLPHTVNTVAEHLDMLMVCHHLNPGVPEDLAFAESRIRATTIAAEDILHDMGAISITSSDAQAMGRIGEVITRTWQVAHVMKARRGPLDGGLPADNERARRYVAKYTVNPAVAHGIDGEVGSVEVGLLADLVLWDPRFFGFRPNVVIKGGGIVWGALGDPNASIPTPQPVLMRPAFADAIGAQLSVSFVAPAALEAGIEERLGLTRRLLPLRSTREIGKADMRNNATMPAIDIRPDTFDISIDGERVEPAPAASLPLAQLYQLF
- a CDS encoding urease accessory protein UreF, giving the protein MSPLPPSTAALLLADARLPSGGHAHSAGVEPALMAGTDPDDLAALLRGRASTITLVEAGTAVAARHVRVSGGDLDAVEAAWAARTPSRAQRDAARLLARGYLRVGTELLPGDVAIARWRERRMPPPRPCVLGVIGAGLGMQPRELARLVVYEDMQAAAAAILKLEPRDPLSLVSLVVELCAEVDHELDVVAAITDPSDIPARSAPQSEAWAEAHARSNRRLFRA